The sequence atgtatattgatacgccgggcgcaactaccttcgtgaatcagcgtatcttgctcatttgcatatttttttatgggaacgccaaatgcgtccagcgtaactatgcgcccacgatacgccggcgtaggcaagctacgtcggacggctgaagccatgttttcaggcgtatctagctttgtgaatcggcgtaaagacgcgacggcgcacattttaaattacggcagcgtatccggccgtatctcctttctgaatctgagccaacaattgcaatttgggagttaaccactagggggcgctgcaggggttaagtgtgacctcatgtgtgtttctaactgtagggggcggggctgggcgcGTGAcctcactgatcgtcattccttatatcagggaacagacgatcaatgacagcgccacaatgaagaacaggaaaggtttgtttacacacagctctccccgttcttcagctccggtgacggtcaccggcggcgatcgggtcccgcgggcgcggtcacggagcttgggaCCGAGTCGCGAGCGGGTAACAATGATTACAAGTGATGCTTAGAAGTATCAAGCCATCTCAGTCAATCCTTAGACACACATGTGATCATAAGACGGTTCACAAGCACAAACTTACCTCCTTTCTTTTCCTCGTCTTGACTGCTCTCCACTTTCTCGTGTTTGGGCTCCACCTTTGCCGGAGCGGCTTCTGGGCTAGCAGCAGGCACGTTGGCTTGTTTGGACTCCTCCTTGGCTTGGTTGGAGTCGCCTCCCGAGGAGTTCTCGCTGGTCGCCTTCCCGGCGCCTCCTGACTCTTCCGTGGTGGACTTCTCTGTGTTTTTGGCTTTCTCCTCCGAACCCCCTTCTGGCTTTTTGTCTTCCGAAGAGTTCTCGGCGTTCTTCTTCTTGTCCTCTCCGGACAGAGGTCCGTCGCTGGTGGGCGCCTCTGTTTTGGGGGTCCCGTTCCCCGTCTTTTCTGCCTCGTTCTCCTTGTGGTTCTCCACGGCCTCTCCGGAATTCTCGTCTTTCTTGTCCCCCTTGAGCTTTTTCCGGATTATGTGTCCGCGGAAGCTGGCCTGGATTTTGGTGGCGGCTTTGTGGGCTTTGTCCTCTGGTTTGTTTGCATCTTGTTCGATTTTTTGGTCGGCGTCCTCGTTCTTCTCCACCTGGACAGAGAGAAGAAGACCACATGAAACCCGGCTGCATACAATCTACATTGAAAAATACACTGCAGAGCATTCTGCCCATCCCATGATACATTGCAGAGCATTTCGCCCATCCCATGACACACTGCAGAGCATTCCGCCCATCCCAAGACACACTGCAGAGCATTCTAACCATCCCATGatacactgcagagcattccGCCCATCCCATGatacactgcagagcattccacCTATCCCATGATACACTGCAGAGCATTCTGCCCATCCCATGATACATTGCAGAGCATCCCACCCATCACATGATACATTGCAGAGCATTCCACCCATCCCATGATACATTGCAGAGCATTCCGCCCATCCCATGATACACTGTTTACACAAGGACTGACCTTTACACATGATACACCACAGAACATTCCACCCATCCCATGGCACACTGCAGAGCATTTCACCTATCCCATGACACACTGCAGAGCATTCTACCCATCCCATGATTTTGCAGAGCATTCCACTCATCACATGatacactgcagagcattccacCCATCACATTGtacactgcagagcattccacCCATCCCATGACACACTGCAGAACATTTCGAGAGAAGGGTCTTGGGACCAGTGGGTTAGGGGGAGCCCTTcgtggtttcttgcaccgggggccCTAGAGGTTCTGGTTACACCTCTGATGAGTACAAAGGAGTTTCTGTAGAATATAAATGGAATGGATCATATAGAGGAGCCCCTAGAACTCCATAGAATGGAGATTGTACAATGATTGTATAGTGAATGTGGTCAGGTTCGGGGTCTCGTacacacaggaggaggatgtggaagggcTGCCAATGTCTGTGTGCCCCCTGGCTGAGCTCTGCCAGCTCTGAAACATTTCATTGAACAATCCTCCGCCATCAGCCCATAATTCTGCCAACACACCGCAATGCCAAGGGAAGCAAACAGTTGGCCAAAAGCTAAGATACACCGGTCATCATTCAAAATGGCCTGGCATCAGACGGAGGCCCTTCCACGCGTTTTGAGTCAAATTTTTTCTTCTGACACCTGGGGAGAGATTCAGGTAAAGGCgcgcactgataaggcggcgcagcgtatcgtctttacgctacgccgccgtaaattacaggagcaagcgctgtattcacgaagcacttgctccgtaagttgcggtggcgtagcgtaaaaggggccggcgtaagcgcgcgtaattcaaatgatccggtagggggcgtggatcatttaaattatggcgcgctcccgcgccgaacgtacggcgcatgcgccgtccctaaaatttgccgacgtgcattgcggtaaatgacgtcgcaaggacgtcattggttttgacgtgaacgtaaatggcgtccagcgccattcacggacgacttacgcaaacgacgtaaaattttcaaatcgcgacgcgggaacgacgtccatacttaacattggctgcgcctcctaatagcaggagcagccttacgccgaaaaagccttaatgcaaacgacgttaaaaaacgaacgccgggcgcacgtacgtttgtgaatcggcgtatctaagaaattagcatattctacgccgacaacaacggaagcgcccctagcggccaaagttatattgcacacaattctacgccgccgcaatcaagttacgtcggtggaggaagcctattttttcagcgtaactgcctttgtgaatcggcgtattcatacgcgggcgcggaattaaaattacgccggcgtatctggagatacgccgccgcaaaaggtacctgaatctacccccctgaGCATAaagtcccatatatatatatatatacc comes from Rana temporaria chromosome 2, aRanTem1.1, whole genome shotgun sequence and encodes:
- the GAP43 gene encoding neuromodulin, encoding MLCCMRRTKQVEKNEDADQKIEQDANKPEDKAHKAATKIQASFRGHIIRKKLKGDKKDENSGEAVENHKENEAEKTGNGTPKTEAPTSDGPLSGEDKKKNAENSSEDKKPEGGSEEKAKNTEKSTTEESGGAGKATSENSSGGDSNQAKEESKQANVPAASPEAAPAKVEPKHEKVESSQDEEKKGDDVEGTKPSESAQQEEAASEETKADQENA